GTTTACTTTTGTGGCAAAACAAGAAAGGCAAATGTGACAAATTCCTATTTTCAAATTCTGTCAagacaggaaaaataaaatattcctGTTGAGATTTGGGCCTGTTCCCACTCTCCACTTTGGCTAGAGCAAAGGAACAAGTCTGTAAGTGCCGCCTAGAAATTATCTTGGCTTCTCTTTCTTGGCTCCTCAATCACTGTGCACTATATTAACCTTTAATGAtattatttttcttgtaaaatgtTACAGTGGAATACAATAGAAATTTAACGTACCTAAATGAATTTCAAAAGAATGAATCAGGCACTTAATAGCAGCCATACAAGTGCCTATTTTCAGCCCTTTGGCTTGTCTATTGCGTAAGTGTAATTTTCTTGGTGGACATCATAGAACAGATGACACTTACaagtaaaaaaatgtaatttgctTTAATAACACTGTACATAGTGATGCATCTTTGATAAGGCAGAAGCAGGAGGAGGGAATGAAAAGCTTGCAGCCTGTTTTAAAGACTTGGATATTGTCATGGCTAAAGCAAGTTATCATTGAGTAGAATTAGTCAGTTAAGCTGCTTAACATTCTAAAGGAACAAAAATTAGAAGTATTTGAGGTAAATGCTGAGTTTTATATCCCTCCAGGCTTTCATTTCTTGTTGGAAATTAGTGCATTGACTTCATCTTCTGGTTGAAGGCTATGCCACTGGGCTATTGGCCGCCGGGGGTTGGCCAGCATGTCTGACCAATGGCGTTGCTCAGTTCCAGTGCTGTTCCCGCCCAGCAACACCTTCCCAATAGCGTCGTTCTTCCCAATCTTGTCATAGTCGAGCACAGTCACTGCTACCTGCACCTTCTACAAATGAAAATACAGATGCACAAATATCAGTGCTGATTATTGTATTTGTGTGCTTGTATTTGCAATTAAAAATGTGTACCTCTATCTGTTCACAAGGTACTTCAAAGCTGAAGGATTCATTGTAGTAAGGgttcaaagtgtttttcttaattgttgttttctttttcttgagtCTTTTCCCATTCTGCATTAAGTGGATCTTCACATATGGGTCTGGAAATGAGAACAGGGAGTTTTTATGTCACAGAGCAGACCAACGGCCTGGCATGGATGCAGTAACTCCATCAATGAAGCACAACATCAATTGTCCTCTTTTTGAAAGTGGGCACAGTACTAAAAAGGCATTTAGAAGACCAAAACTGAGCCAGCACTACCAAATCTGGAGTTTGAAGAGAGCACCTGGTGAAATCATCAATTACACAGAGAGACATATGTTTAGATGTTTAGATTTTGTATTAATTGGTTTGCACTGAATCATGAAAATTATCAGTActaaaaaaaggtcaaaaagaTTATTGCCAAAGGCTTTAAATCTGAGATGATTTCAAAGTTTTTGCTGCTTAACTCACCTGATAATCCACCCACATCCATTTTCTTCAGATTTTTGGCCTCCAAAATCACCACTGTCAGCTTCCCTGCCGTAGGGACATACCTCAAGGACAAACATATGTCTCCAAGCCGTTCACTCTAATACACACAAGGAGTAGTGAAAAAGAAGAGTATCACATTCGATGAATGTTTAATAAATTTTAATGCATAAATTATTAATTAGTAAAAGAAGCTGGAGTTCCTAAGACTGAAATGCTTTGTGTAGTATTTAAAAAGCTAAACGCATTCATCTTCTGTGCTCCTCCCTTCTTCACCCTCCCCCTGTCATAATATTCTCCTACCTCCTCCTTCTCTGCCTTCTGCAGGTCCCTCCACTCTTGCAGAGACTGGCTGAAGTCCACACTGCTCATGGGTATCTTCACAGCTCCAATAGCATCATGTTTTGAGAAACGGTCAAAGTCATACACAGTCATCACAAGGCTCTTCCCGCCCAGCTCAGTGTATGGTACCTGCAGAGCAGAGAACATGATTAAAGGCAGTCATTTTGCACATATATTAACAGAGCTGCTAGTCAGGGGAAATGACCTTTATTTATGTTGGTGTATTACAATTTACCTTAAATGTGAAAGTCTCATTGAAGTTGGGTTCTAAGGTCTTTCTATGAACTTTGGtttcaaactttttctttttgtctggtAGCAGATAGAGTTTAACGTAAGGGTCAGAACTTCCTCCCACATCCATCGCAGGTAGCTCTGCAGCCTGCAAGATGCCTACCACCAGCTGGAACATGATAACAGGGGAATGTAAGGGGGAGAAAAGAGACTCTGGCTAATTGACAGGGAGAAGAAAAGTAttcaaatgtgacattttgagAGCTGGCAGATGGTGGGCAAAACGCATCATAGTGAATAGCTGGGACTCACCGTATTATCTGTGAAATTGTAGTCTAATGTGAAATGTAGTCTGCCCAGCTTCTCGTCTTCCTCGGGCTCGTTATCTGACAGCTCTGTTTCTTTGTCACATTCATCTTTCAGGGACTGCATGCAGACAGACATGCATCACATCAGGTAATCTGTGCTACAACTTGTGAGGATGTTCCTTCTGTATGTTGTGTACCCTCACACAACCAGACACAGAAATAGATGATACATGAGCAATGTGTGACACACAGCTTTGATTAAAGTCCAGAACAAGTTATCTCACACCATAGTTCAACTCTTATTACAACATGAAGGAGTACAAAACATCCATATGTCTGAACACACACTGACAGTTTTAGTAGTCCTGGATGACCCGGATGTCAGGACTGTGATACATTGCAAGGACAATGCGTCTGCAGGCGGGAGAGGGGGGGGGAgacagactgtgtgtttttacagcTTACCTCATTGTAACCTCCATCCATTTCAGTGTCACAACCTCCCTtactcttctctttccccttttTCTTGTCCTTTTCTTTGCCCTTGTCCCCCTTTTTTAGGAACTTCTTCCATACGCACACAGCGCAGGACAGCACCATACACAGGCTCACAATACAAAGGGCAGCGACAGCCCATGATGGCACTGCAAATCCACAAAGCACAGAGATTAATCATACATAAATGTTTGACAAAAAATTTAgttcttgttgttttctcttAAAATCGTTTTAaggcaaaatgaaataaaacaaatttctaCATTGTCTGAATTAAGAGTACATAAAGTGAACACTGGGAAATAGTGCAATGAACCCTAATGTTCCTGTATTATTTGTTGAATAGCTGATAATTCAAGTCTTTATGGAATTTTGCATTTATTGTAAATCAACTGTACAGCTCTACAGTGTTATCTATGAGGGCACAATCCATGGAAATTTTAGACCATAATTTGGAGTTATGTTAATCCAGATTAAAACATATTGCAAGGTGTTGTCATCTGTCATGTCATGGTATTATCACAGCATAGTTCAAGTGCTTGTTCTGAAGTGTCGTTTCAAGGGACATCACCATCTCCAAGAttacatttttgtcatttgGCATGCAATTTTAAATTTTCCAAAAAATGTGCATGCATATGGCTGTCCAA
The Maylandia zebra isolate NMK-2024a linkage group LG7, Mzebra_GT3a, whole genome shotgun sequence DNA segment above includes these coding regions:
- the LOC101475563 gene encoding synaptotagmin-A-like translates to MTGNHRVEPSTSATPTHLPNATTTPDQKSGGHSLNKFMSELHSIHMPSWAVAALCIVSLCMVLSCAVCVWKKFLKKGDKGKEKDKKKGKEKSKGGCDTEMDGGYNESLKDECDKETELSDNEPEEDEKLGRLHFTLDYNFTDNTLVVGILQAAELPAMDVGGSSDPYVKLYLLPDKKKKFETKVHRKTLEPNFNETFTFKVPYTELGGKSLVMTVYDFDRFSKHDAIGAVKIPMSSVDFSQSLQEWRDLQKAEKEESERLGDICLSLRYVPTAGKLTVVILEAKNLKKMDVGGLSDPYVKIHLMQNGKRLKKKKTTIKKNTLNPYYNESFSFEVPCEQIEKVQVAVTVLDYDKIGKNDAIGKVLLGGNSTGTEQRHWSDMLANPRRPIAQWHSLQPEDEVNALISNKK